Proteins encoded within one genomic window of Macrotis lagotis isolate mMagLag1 chromosome 3, bilby.v1.9.chrom.fasta, whole genome shotgun sequence:
- the LOC141518194 gene encoding C-type lectin domain family 4 member K-like — MDTEVTDSTADDWPIFWPQGFFSKAKMRLSPRMQRMIHGALILLSLVLIISLVIVAAQCLQAKKRMNQEIKTLKDSLEKKNNMTLEFKTLKDSLEEINTTYNILREQYGNFIKRVSKNWKIYNGSLYYFSCDIKSWEEAEKFCVSQNSHLASVTSVGEQEFLYKILKGERHWIGLNDRHTEDTWTWVDGTIYDPVQSRGFWMPGQPTNYQGKEDCVEMKMEALTSWNDENCALKYKFICKSSLGPSNLDF; from the exons ATGGACACTGAAGTTACTGATTCTACTGCAGATGATTGGCCAATCTTCTGGCCCCAAG GTTTCTTCTCTAAAGCAAAGATGCGATTAAGCCCTAGGATGCAACGAATGATCCATGGAGCCCTGATCCTCCTGTCCTTGGTCTTGATCATATCGCTTGTGATTGTGGCAGCTCAAT GTTTGCAGGCAAAGAAGAGAATGAACCAGGAAATCAAGACCCTGAAGGACTCTTTGGAGAAGAAGAACAATATGACCTTGGAATTCAAGACTTTGAAGGACTCTTTGGAGGAGATCAATACCACCTACAATATCTTGAGAGAGCAGTATG GGAATTTCATAAAGAGAGTCTCCAAGAACTGGAAAATTTACAATGGAAGTCTCTACTACTTCTCTTGTGACATCAAGTCCTGGGAAGAGGCTGAGAAATTCTGTGTATCCCAGAATTCCCACTTGGCATCTGTGACTTCTGTAGGAGAACAG GAATTTCTTTACAAGATATTGAAGGGAGAAAGACATTGGATTGGGCTGAATGACAGACACACAGAAGATACCTGGACCTGGGTGGATGGGACCATTTATGATCCAGTCCAGAGCAGAGG GTTCTGGATGCCAGGACAACCCACTAATTATCAGGGGAAAGAGGATTGTGTGGAGATGAAGATGGAGGCACTCACTTCCTGGAATGATGAAAACTGTGcattaaaatacaaattcatctGTAAGAGTTCTCTTGGACCATCAAACCTGGACTTCTAG